The Intrasporangium calvum DSM 43043 sequence TGCTCGCCGCCGACGGGTCCTACGCCAGGCTGTATGCCGCTCAGTTCGCGGGTGCCGCGGCTGACGTCGACGACGTGGCTGAGGTCGCCGGCCCCCCGGTCGGCTGACGCACCTCCCGCCCCCGCACCTCCCGCCCCCGCCCGGCCCGACCCCGCCCGGCCCGACCCCGCAACACACCCGCTCACCGACTGCTGGCCCCGTCTCCAGGCGGCACCTGCAGTCGGTGAGCGGGTGTGTTGCGGCGGGAGAGGGCGGGAGGGCTGGGAGGTCAGGCGCGTGCGGGAGCCGGCTCAGCGGCATACGGCAGCGGTGGTGAGGGCGACCCGAGCACGCCGGTAACCTTGGCGGGTGCCTGACACCACCACGCTCACCGTCCAAGACGCCCTGCTCACCCTGCAGAAGTTCTGGACCGACCGAGGTTGCATGGTCGTCCAGCCGTTCAACACCGAGGTCGGCGCCGGGACGATGAACCCCGCCACGATCCTGCGGGTGCTCGGCCCGGAGCCGTGGCGGGTGGCCTACGTCGAGCCGAGCGTGCGGCCGGACGACTCCCGCTACGGCGAGAACCCGAACCGCCTCCAGCAGCACACCCAGTTCCAGGTCATCCTCAAGCCGGACCCGGGCAACCCGCAGGAGCTCTACCTCGAGTCGCTCGAGGCGCTCGGCATCGACATCCGGGCGCACGACATCCGCTTCGTCGAGGACAACTGGGCGCAGCCGGCCATCGGCGCGTGGGGCCTGGGCTGGGAGGTCTGGCTCGACGGCATGGAGATCACCCAGTTCACCTACTTCCAGCAGGTCGGCGGGCAGAACCTCGACCCCGTCGCCGTCGAGCTGACCTACGGCGTCGAGCGGATCATGATGGCGCTGCAGGGCGTCGCCCACTTCAAGGACATGGTCTACGCGCCGGGGATCACCTACGGCGAGGCGTTCGGGCAGAGCGAGTACGAGATGTCGCGCTACTACCTCGACGACGCCGACATCCAGACCAACCGCGACCTCTTCGAGCGGTTCACGGCTGAGGCGCAGCGGCTCATCGACGTCCGCCTGCCGGTGCCCGCGCACACCTACGTGCTCAAGTCCTCCCACGCGTTCAACGTCCTCGACGCACGTGGCGCCATCTCGACGACCGAGCGCGCCAAGGCGTTCGGCACGATGCGCCGCCTCGCACGCGAGGTGTCCCGCCTCTGGGTCGAGCGGCGCGAGGAGCTCGGCTTCCCGCTGCTCGGCGCGGACCTGCCGCCGATGGAGGGGCGCGCGCTCATGCCGCCGTCCCAGGGGGTCGAGGTCACCCCTGAGGCGTATGCCGCTGAGCTCGCCTCGCTCGCCCCTGACGTGACGCGTCGGCTGGCTCTCGAGATCGGCGTCGAGGAGCTGCCCCCGCACGTCGTCCCCGAGGCGATCGAGCAGGTCCGGACGGCCCTGACGCAGAAGCTCGGCGCGACCCGGCTGCCGCACGGCTCGGTCGTCGTCCAGGGGACGCCGCGGCGGATCATCGCCCTGGTGGACGCCGTCGGCGTGCACGAGCCGGACGCCGAGACGCTCCGCAAGGGCCCGAAGGTGGCCGCCGCGTTCGGGCCCGACGGCGCCGCGACGAAGGCCGCCGAGGGTTTCGCACGCGGCCAGAAGGTCGACGTGTCCGACCTCGTGCGGGCCGAGTTCGACGGCGTCGAGCACGTGGCGGTCCGCGTTGCGGAGACCGGCCGCGGCGTCCTCGAGGTCCTCGGGTCGATCATCGCCGACGTCGTCGCCGGGCTGCGCGCCGACAAGAACATGCGCTGGAGCGACCCTGAGCTCGCCTACAGCCGGCCGATCCGGTGGATCGTCGCGCTGTGGGGCGACACCGTGGTTCCCGTGACGGTGTCGGGGCTGCGGTCCGGGCGCACGACCTACGGCGAGCGGACCGAGGCCGGGCCGCTCATCGAGGTCGAGAACGCCGACGTGCTCCTGCCCAAGCTGGCGGAGCGCGACTTCATCGTCGACCCCGTGGCGCGGCGCGAGAGTGTTGTCTCCCAAGCGAAGTCGCTGGCCGCGTCGGTCGGCGGCGCTGTCGACGTCGAGGGCGAGGCGGCGCTCGTCGACGAGATCACCCACCTCGTCGAGGCCCCGCACGGGATCCTGGGGTCCTTCGAGGAGCGCTACCTCGAGCTGCCCGAGCAGATCCTCACCACGGTGATGCGCAAGCACCAGCGCTACCTGCCCGTCCGGTCGGGGGACGGAGCCCTGCTGCCCTACTTCGTCACGATGGCGAATGGCGAGTGCGACGACGACCTCGTGCGCAAGGGCAACGAGAACGTGCTCCGGGCCCGCTACGAGGACGCGGCGTTCTTCTACGCTGCCGACCTCAAGGTGCCGCTCGAGGAGCTGCGGGCCGGCATCGCCAAGCTGACCTTCGAGGAGCGCATCGGCTCGGTGGCCGACCGCGCCGACCGGATCCGCGACGTCGCCGCGGCGCTCGCCGAGCTCGTCGGGCTCGACGCCTCCGAGGGGGCGACGCTGGCCCGGGCCGGGCAGCTCGCGAAGTTCGACCTCGCCTCGCAGATGGTCGTCGAGCTGTCGAGCCTCGCCGGGTTCATGGCGCGGGAGTACGCCCTCAAGGCGGGGGAGACGCCCGAGGTGGCGGCGGCGCTCTACGAGATGGAGCAGCCGCGGACCGCCGGTGGCCCGCTGCCGGCGTCGCGGGCCGGGGCGGTCCTCGCGCTGGCCGACCGGTTCGACCTGCTCATGGCGATGTTCGCGCTCGGAGCCAAGCCGACCGGGTCGTCCGACCCGTTCGCGCTGCGGCGGGCCGCCCTCGGCGTCATCGGCATCCTCCGCTCCCAGCCGACCCTCGCCGGCCTGACCATCGAGCAGGGACTGCACGCCGCGGCGGACCAGCTGCGCCAACAGGGACTCGACGTCAGTGCCGAGGCGATCGCCGACGCCGTCGAGTTCGTCACCGGCCGCTTCGGCCAGCAGCTGCGCGAGGAGGGCGTGCCGTCGACGCTCGCCGGCGCCGTCCAGCCCCTCGCGGGGACGCCGGGCAAGGCGGAGGTCGCGCTCCGTGACATCGAGACGGTGCGTGGGCGCGAAGGCTTCGCCAAGCTCGTGGAGGCCACCCAGCGCATCACCCGCATCGTCCCGGAAGGCAGCCCAGCGGCATACGACCCGCAGGTGCTGCGCGAGGAGGCGGAGCGCGAGCTCAGCGTCGCCCTCGAGACGATCCCCGACCTGTCCGGAGCGGCCCTGCCCGAGTGGGCCGGCGTGGCCGTGCGGGCGGTGCCGGCGCTGGAGCGGTTCTTCGACGAGGTGCTCGTCATGGCCGAGGACCCGGCCCTGCGCGCGGCCCGGTTGGGGCTGCTCCAGACCTTCGTCGCGCGGGCGCCCCGC is a genomic window containing:
- a CDS encoding glycine--tRNA ligase — protein: MPDTTTLTVQDALLTLQKFWTDRGCMVVQPFNTEVGAGTMNPATILRVLGPEPWRVAYVEPSVRPDDSRYGENPNRLQQHTQFQVILKPDPGNPQELYLESLEALGIDIRAHDIRFVEDNWAQPAIGAWGLGWEVWLDGMEITQFTYFQQVGGQNLDPVAVELTYGVERIMMALQGVAHFKDMVYAPGITYGEAFGQSEYEMSRYYLDDADIQTNRDLFERFTAEAQRLIDVRLPVPAHTYVLKSSHAFNVLDARGAISTTERAKAFGTMRRLAREVSRLWVERREELGFPLLGADLPPMEGRALMPPSQGVEVTPEAYAAELASLAPDVTRRLALEIGVEELPPHVVPEAIEQVRTALTQKLGATRLPHGSVVVQGTPRRIIALVDAVGVHEPDAETLRKGPKVAAAFGPDGAATKAAEGFARGQKVDVSDLVRAEFDGVEHVAVRVAETGRGVLEVLGSIIADVVAGLRADKNMRWSDPELAYSRPIRWIVALWGDTVVPVTVSGLRSGRTTYGERTEAGPLIEVENADVLLPKLAERDFIVDPVARRESVVSQAKSLAASVGGAVDVEGEAALVDEITHLVEAPHGILGSFEERYLELPEQILTTVMRKHQRYLPVRSGDGALLPYFVTMANGECDDDLVRKGNENVLRARYEDAAFFYAADLKVPLEELRAGIAKLTFEERIGSVADRADRIRDVAAALAELVGLDASEGATLARAGQLAKFDLASQMVVELSSLAGFMAREYALKAGETPEVAAALYEMEQPRTAGGPLPASRAGAVLALADRFDLLMAMFALGAKPTGSSDPFALRRAALGVIGILRSQPTLAGLTIEQGLHAAADQLRQQGLDVSAEAIADAVEFVTGRFGQQLREEGVPSTLAGAVQPLAGTPGKAEVALRDIETVRGREGFAKLVEATQRITRIVPEGSPAAYDPQVLREEAERELSVALETIPDLSGAALPEWAGVAVRAVPALERFFDEVLVMAEDPALRAARLGLLQTFVARAPRGIDWRALHSALAG